TGGCGAAAGTGAACGAAGAGTGGAAATCCAAAGTGGGTTCCGGCTCTACCGTGAACTGGCCAACCGGTCTGGGCGGTAAAGGTAACGACGGTATCGCCGCGTTCGTACAGCGTCTGCCTGGCTCAATCGGCTACGTAGAATACGCTTACGCTAAACAGAACAACCTGGCGTACACCAAGCTGGTTTCTGCTGATGGCAAACCAGTAAGCCCGACCGAAGAGAACTTTGCCAACGCCGCCAAAGGCGCTGACTGGAGCAAATCTTTCGCTCAGGATCTGACTAACCAGAAAGGCGAAGGCGCGTGGCCAATTACCTCCACCACCTTCATCCTGGTGCACAAAGAGCAGAAGAAACCTGAGCAGGGTACTGAAGTGCTGAAGTTCTTCGACTGGGCATACAAAAACGGCAACAAACAGGCTAACGACCTGGATTACGCCAGCCTGCCGGACAGCGTGGTTGAGCAGATTCGTGCTGCATGGAAAACCAACGTGAAAGACAGCAGCGGTAAGGCATTGTATTAATTTAGCATTCTGACGAAAATGGCGGGTGGCGCTGGCGCTTACCCGCCCTACGGTTCCGACTGTAGGCCGGATAAGCGCCAGCGCCATCCGGCGATTTCGTAAACGCGTTCAACAGAAGAGTAATTTATGGCTGCAACCAAGCCTGCATTTAACCCTCCGGGTAAAAAAGGTGACATGATTTTCAGCGCGCTGGTAAAACTGGCTGCGCTGATTGTGCTATTGCTGCTGGGCGGCATCATCGTGTCTCTGATTTTCTCCTCCTGGCCGAGCATCCAGAAATTTGGTTTCTCCTTCCTGTGGACCAAAGAGTGGGATGCCCCGAACGATATCTACGGTGCGCTGGTGCCGATCTACGGCACGCTGGTGACCTCGTTTATCGCCCTGCTGATTGCCGTGCCGGTGAGCTTCGGTATCGCCCTGTTTCTGACGGAACTGGCACCGAACTGGCTGAAGCGTCCGCTGGGTATCGCCATTGAGCTGCTGGCGGCAATTCCCAGTATCGTTTACGGCATGTGGGGCCTGTTTATCTTTGCGCCGCTGTTCGCGACGTACTTCCAGGAGCCGGTAGGCAACGTCCTCTCCGCTATCCCGTTTGTGGGCGCTCTCTTCTCCGGTCCGGCATTCGGTATCGGGATCCTGGCCGCGGGCGTTATCCTCGCCATCATGATTATTCCGTACATCGCAGCGGTAATGCGCGATGTCTTCGAACAGACCCCGGTGATGATGAAAGAGTCGGCCTACGGCATCGGCTGCACCACCTGGGAAGTTATCTGGCGTATCGTCCTGCCGTTCACCAAAAATGGGGTGATTGGCGGCGTCATGCTGGGTCTGGGCCGCGCGCTGGGTGAAACCATGGCCGTGACTTTTATCATCGGTAACACCTACCAGCTCGACAGCGCCTCGCTCTACATGCCGGGCAACAGCATCACCTCGGCGCTGGCTAACGAATTCGCCGAAGCGGAATCGGGCCTGCACGTTGCCGCGCTGATGGAGCTGGGCTTAATTCTGTTTGTTATCACCTTCATCGTTCTGGCGATCTCCAAAGTGATGATCATGCGCCTGGCGAAAAATGAGGGGGGCACGCTAATGGCAACGCTCGAAATGCAAAACACCGTGGAGCTGGCGGAATCACGCCGCAAAATGCAGGCGAAGCGCCGCATGAAGAACCGCCTCGCGTTGACGCTCTCAATGGCGACGATGGCATTCGGTTTGTTCTGGCTGGTCTGGATCCTGTTCTCCACGGTAACCCGCGGTATCGACGGCATGTCGCTGGCGCTGTTCACCGAGATGACTCCACCGCCAAATACCGCAGGCGGCGGTCTGGCAAACGCCCTGGCGGGCAGCGGCCTGCTGATCCTGTGGGCGACCGTGTTCGGTACGCCGCTCGGCATCATGGCGGGGATCTATCTGGCGGAGTACGGCCGTAAATCCTGGATTGCGGAAGTGATCCGCTTCATTAACGATATTCTGCTCTCCGCCCCGTCGATTGTGGTCGGTCTGTTCGTCTACACCATCGTGGTGGCGCAGATGGAGCACTTCTCCGGCTGGGCTGGGGTGATTGCGCTGGCGCTGCTGCAGGTGCCTATCGTCATCCGTACCACCGAGAACATGCTGAAACTGGTGCCGGACAGCCTGCGTGAAGCGGCCTACGCGCTGGGCACGCCGAAGTGGAAGATGATCTCTGCCATCACCCTGAAAGCGTCCATCTCCGGGATCCTGACCGGCGTCCTGCTGGCCGTGGCCCGTATTGCCGGTGAAACCGCACCGCTGCTCTTTACCGCGCTCTCCAACCAGTTCTGGAGCACGGACATGATGCAGCCGATCGCCAACCTGCCGGTCACCATCTTTAAATTTGCGATGAGCCCGTTTGCCGAATGGCAGTCACTGGCCT
This Leclercia sp. S52 DNA region includes the following protein-coding sequences:
- the pstA gene encoding phosphate ABC transporter permease PstA, with the protein product MATLEMQNTVELAESRRKMQAKRRMKNRLALTLSMATMAFGLFWLVWILFSTVTRGIDGMSLALFTEMTPPPNTAGGGLANALAGSGLLILWATVFGTPLGIMAGIYLAEYGRKSWIAEVIRFINDILLSAPSIVVGLFVYTIVVAQMEHFSGWAGVIALALLQVPIVIRTTENMLKLVPDSLREAAYALGTPKWKMISAITLKASISGILTGVLLAVARIAGETAPLLFTALSNQFWSTDMMQPIANLPVTIFKFAMSPFAEWQSLAWAGVLIITLCVLLLNILARVIFAKKKHG
- the pstS gene encoding phosphate ABC transporter substrate-binding protein PstS produces the protein MKVMRTTVATVVAATLSMSAFSVFAEASLTGAGATFPAPVYAKWADTYQKETGNKVNYQGIGSSGGVKQITANTVDFGASDAPLSDEKLTQEGLFQFPTVIGGVVLAVNIPGLKSGELVLDGKTLGDIYLGKIKKWDDEAITKLNPGVKLPAQNIAVVRRADGSGTSFVFTSYLAKVNEEWKSKVGSGSTVNWPTGLGGKGNDGIAAFVQRLPGSIGYVEYAYAKQNNLAYTKLVSADGKPVSPTEENFANAAKGADWSKSFAQDLTNQKGEGAWPITSTTFILVHKEQKKPEQGTEVLKFFDWAYKNGNKQANDLDYASLPDSVVEQIRAAWKTNVKDSSGKALY